Genomic segment of Hydra vulgaris chromosome 08, alternate assembly HydraT2T_AEP:
TGTTTGATATTTaacattaaagataaatatttattcctttAAAGGGAAACAACGTTGATGATTACAAGTATGATGATGAGGTTGAAAAGTGTGATGATAACGACTTTAATGAAGATAATAGTGATGATAAAGATAAGAGTGATGTTGAAGCACAGAGTAAATATATTGAtgatgcaaaaaaacaaaatgaaaataactcaaaaataCTGCTTAAATCTGTaagtactttttatatattagggttcattataaaaaatgaaattttgaaaactttcgATTAAAACGGTACCGAAGTACTTTCATACCACATGACTTAGTagagtaaaaacaattttacaataattccTCAACTAACTAAACAACCACAGGAACATCAAGAGAGCCGTCCACGTATGCACATCGATTAAACGGCTCTCAGTAGTTAGGCTTAGAAAAGAGCtgattttcattattatcaCCTATTACCCTGATAAAGATATTCATGAGCAAACACAATAGTTGCTAAAACCGGATTTGGGGATATCAATCTTCATACAAAACAAAGTTTGTTAAACTTGATGTTTATAAGTTTGCCTTTAAATAAACGCATAGAGAGTTACAGTCAACACTCATCTAGGAACTATTAACGCAGCCTTTGTCCCTTTGGTACAGCTTAGCAACCAAACTGAGTTTACTGTTGCAATCATTACAAACTCTTAATCTCCGTCAGTGTTTGATAGAGGTATAGGAATCAATAAGCTTAGAACTGCAAGGTAAGCGGATCTAACTATTGATGGCTCATCCCTCTTTGCTCCTTTACTTTGATCCTATTGCTTGTATACGCTTTTAATTTCTCTTTTGTTGAAACTTTTGTAGCTGCTCTTGAGATGTGTTATATCTCTTACTCTCGTCAACGCTTGAGTTGTCCGAAAGGAGCAACTCAAGTTGAAATAATGAACAAAGTGCTACCATCTGGTACTAAACATACATTTCACAAGATGGCTTAATGAATATCATACCAAGCAACCAACGCTCCGTTACAGCATTacaattcaatttaaaatttcttaagccatttatagtttattggcTGTTATAAAACGGTGAAGTCAAATGTGTCTTGCATGCTAGTTTTAGGTGCATGGAGGTGGGAGGGGGGGGGAgcagtattattaaaatttcagcTTAGCTAAACCTGCTTGGCTTACAAAACAACAGTGAACCAGTCAAAATGTTTATATAGGTTCATAATTTTactatagttaaaaatttatgcatatttttttgaatcagaggcatttttatataaaggctaaaaaatatcaatccCATTATATCTGAGTAGcatgtaataatattatctttaaaatgcatttattattattttaaggaaACTGCTCCGTTGATAGAAaaagttgatgtttttaaaccaaacttgaataaagttgttgttgttgtgggATCAACAGGAACTGGGAAATCTACTATTATCAATATGTTATACAATGACTCTGTCttgaaagaaaacttaaatcaaCCATGTGAAATAGGAGCAACATCGAATTCGGTCACGAAAAAAATGTTGTGGATATTTAATGCTCGAAATCTAACAATATATGCGGATACAGTTGGGCTCAGCGATCCTCATCAGTCAGACTCTCAGATCGCATCAGATCTAAAGAAATTTATAGAAGCATCAAAAGGTGGCGTCCACTGCATTATTATCGTTTTAAGATACGGTCGCATAACTCGTGAAGAACGAATAAATTtggaaataattaaaaatttgtttgacaaaaattgGATAAACAATTGCATTGTTGTAGCAACATTCTTTGATGGAGATGTGAACTCTGTCACTCAGGTAATTGATGAAGATGCTCAAGAAAAAGCAATTCTTGGATGGACTCATAATGACGCAGATACATCGGcattatttaacaaaatcaaaGGAAAAGTTATTTTGACTGATAATTCATTGGGAAGGCACGAGGAAGCTAACAGGTAAAAATATGAAGTACATGAATGTCCTAGAtctatcaaaattaaatttattaaaaaaatatatatttatgtacaaatattagaaaaacaagCTGCCAAatgtattttcaaatattcttacAAAGGCTTTTTCTCAAAAATCCAATTATAGCTCAAATACAAATTACAGCTATTGCTTGAGCTATTGTTGAAGTTGGTAATTTTctaattagaaataaatatcaaagttcTAGATAATCTGCACTACCTGTATGAACCTTATCTTTTGCTTCCTTGTTATGCGATAAGTTTGTTACTGtcataaagaaagttttttttgcaaaaatctttTCTGCCGGAAACGTAAAGTAGATATTTTAAGTacaggaatatatatatatatatatatatatatatatatatatatatatatatatatatatatatatatatatatatatatatatacatatatgcataaatatatatatgcatatacatatatatatatatatatgtatatatatata
This window contains:
- the LOC136083605 gene encoding phosphatidylinositol 4-phosphate 5-kinase-like, which gives rise to MSEKKSDKDQPSTSKTEDLSHKYSKKHHKSCQSAIVQSSNKSDDNHHGNKDEKNLKEKTKHKEKEDTPIEGNNVDDYKYDDEVEKCDDNDFNEDNSDDKDKSDVEAQSKYIDDAKKQNENNSKILLKSETAPLIEKVDVFKPNLNKVVVVVGSTGTGKSTIINMLYNDSVLKENLNQPCEIGATSNSVTKKMLWIFNARNLTIYADTVGLSDPHQSDSQIASDLKKFIEASKGGVHCIIIVLRYGRITREERINLEIIKNLFDKNWINNCIVVATFFDGDVNSVTQVIDEDAQEKAILGWTHNDADTSALFNKIKGKVILTDNSLGRHEEANRKLRQQCLDKLKLFIESCTDLVSPTSISWLDIIHRLLDKWFSFHQLKAANDRMKKIMEHLVKDYEKEQLQANDCSVCLENVLYNDMIQTKCNHIFHYKCILLAISECGGPCPVCRSPVFQVYSTVGLMS